Proteins encoded in a region of the Bicyclus anynana chromosome 27, ilBicAnyn1.1, whole genome shotgun sequence genome:
- the LOC112050694 gene encoding uncharacterized protein LOC112050694, with protein sequence MMLRSFIIGLLILAVKSFPINEEINQNIEANTPIENDLNTKNVEEIKKALDDVTYVQNFKNMMADYVKSQYNNLTHHEMDSIKEYLEEFCIKFASDLKDIIENGVTFERDTINDGLPDSTFENVRDCIKTELPGMDENTADRITYVLRKNLFLTRQKIDRIINDSKFSAIENS encoded by the exons ATGATGT tGCGATCATTTATAATTGGTCTTCTCATACTGGCAGTGAAAAGTTTCCCCATCAACGAAGAAATCAACCAGAACATCGAGGCAAATACACCAATAGAAAACGATTTAAACACGAAAAATGTCgaggaaataaaaaaagcacTCGACGACGTAACTTACGTACAAAACTTCAAAAACATGATGGCGGATTACGTCAAAAGTCAATACAACAACTTGACTCACCACGAAATGGATTCAATAAAAGAATATCTAGAGGAATTCTGCATTAAATTCGCATCTGATCTTAAAGATATTATAGAAAATGGAGTCACATTTGAACGGGATACAATAAATGATGGTCTGCCAGATTCTACATTCGAAAATGTTAGAGATTGTATCAAAACCGAGTTACCCGGAATGGATGAGAATACAGCTGACAGGATTACTTACGTTTTgaggaaaaatttgtttcttACAAGACAGAAGATAGACAGAATAATCAATGACTCTAAATTCTCTGCTATAGAGAATTCATAG
- the LOC112050682 gene encoding filaggrin, with product MFSAKASLVDKVAGKKELLHNVAGKKDFLHHVVKDKKKLVEKVVPDKKKLIEKVVPTGNKKPCSKSKGGQEHKPAPAQAPSKKPCDKSKKQLSKPKDHPQKKEETKPKSVDHKPKHVKKPCSKSADKKDKKDNGKDKENQKHIKPISTPAKDKKPCDKAKGNCLPNKHDKQPKKDVNIKTKPIHKKPKSDDEKSKKAVNKKDKKHSKPISVPSKSKKPCSKSKGKPTSKHDKQQQQQQQPKIEGDKKPKSDGVRHKKDVHHKDHPKKKEEKDLKPVDHKPKHAKKPKKDVHKKEKKDEKQKHKKPISEPSKSKKPCDKSKGKHPEKSKKDVEIKPKPLDRKPKSKTPKSRDGKPKKDIFKKDKKDKKHNKPSKSKKTKGHPDINNREHPKKHNEKKHKKDNVRKEKKEKKSDIKNDVEPKNHQPSENVPKKQDDMSVEHPSKIHPKHKPSEVKPKTKPYEKTPKNPSKHSKKPKEPKHKDKKPKNPKHHPKSDKNTHLQPKKENKKHDDHKPHKGKTNPVKPKKEDKKHIKPHEKTPKTQNDKSVDEKNTKKHDSEKNHEKRATKKHEEPKEQGKEIKWPKHSKPHTKPNEKPQKQNPQTELPQNKPGNTNDNPGPNNQHPQVENPTDVKPSTKENPKQQKPQTENPQNQQGNTNETPGSEGQQPKTNNPEYGKPDLKDNPQEKSPQGQPGNKKVTTETNQGATSSAGASATSYSTNTEYKNTKTTEESNTGKPQDDDRKDGKPDSKDNPQEKSPQGQPGNKKVTTETNQGATSSSGASATSYSTNTEYKNTKTTEESNTGEQQQDDQKPRDDNRKDGEPDLKDNPQEKSPQGQPGNKKVTTETNQGATSSSGASAKSYSTNTEYKNTKTTEESNTGEQQHDDQKPRDDDRKDGKPDSKDNPQEKSPQGQPGNKKVTTETNEGATSSSGASATSYSTNTEYKNTKTTEESNTGEQQQDDQKPRDDDRKDGEPDLKDNPQEKSPQGQPGNKKVTTETNQGATSSSGASATSYSTNKEYKNTKTTEESNTGEQQQDDQKPRDDDRKDGEPDLKDNPQEKSPQGQPGNKKVTTETNQGATSSSGASATSYSTNKEYKNTKTTEESNTGEQQQDDQKPRDDDRKDGEPDLKDNPQEKSPQGQPGNKKVTTETNQGATSSSGASAKSYSTNTEYKNTKTTEESNTGEQQHDDQKPRDDDRKDGKPDSKDNPQEKSPQGQPGNKKVTTETNEGATSSSGASATSYSTNTEYKNTKTTEESNTGEQQQDDQKPRDDDRKDGEPDLKDNPQEKSPQGQPGNKKVTTETNQGATSSSGASATSYSTNKEYKNTKTTEESNTGEQQQDDQKPRDDDRKDGEPDLKDNPQEKSPQGQPGNKKVTTETNQGATSSSGASATSYSTNKEYKNTKTTEESNTGEQQQDDQKPRDDDRKDGEPDLKDNPQEKSPQGQPGNKKVTTETNQGATSSSGASAKSYSTNTEYKNTKTTEESNTGEQQHDDQKPRDDDRKDGKPDSKDNPQEKSPQGQPGNKKVTTETNQGATSSSGASATSYSTNTEYKNTKTTEESNTGEQQQDDQKPRDDDRKDGEPDLKDNPQEKSPQGQPGNKKVTTETNQGATSSSGASATSYSTNKEYKNTKTTEESNTGEQQQDDQKPRDDDRKDGEPDLKDNPQEKSPQGQPGNKKVTTETNQGATSSSGASATSYSTNKEYKNTKTTEESNTGEQQQDDQKPRDDDRKDGEPDLKDNPQEKSPQGQPGNKKVTTETNQGATSSSGASAKSYSTNTEYKNTKTTEESNTGEQQHDDQKPRDDDRKDGKPDSKDNPQEKSPQGQPGNKKVTTETNEGATSSSGASATSYSTNTEYTNTKTTEESNTGEQQQDDQKPRDDDRKDGEPDLKDNPQEKSPQGQPGNKKVTTETNQGATSSSGASATSYSTNTEYKNTKTTEESNTGEQQQDDQKPRDDDRKDGEPDLKDNPQEKSPQGKPGNKKVTTETNEGATSSSGASATSYSTNTEYKNTKTTEESNTGEQQQDDQKPRDDDRKDGEPDLKDNPQEKSPQGQPGNKKVTTETNQGATSSSGASATSYSTNTEYTNTKTTEESNTGEQQQDDQKPRDDDRKDGEPDLKDNPQEKSPQGQPGNKKVTTETNQGATSSSGASATSYSTNTEYKNTKTTEESNTGEQQQDDQKPRDDDRKDGEPDLKDNPQEKSPQGQPGNKKVTTETNQGATSSSGASATSYSTNTEYKNTKTTEESNTGKPQDDDRKDGKPDSKDNPQEKSPQGQPGNKKVTTETNQGATSSSGASATSYSTNTEYKNTKTTEESNTGEQQHDDQKPRDDDRKDGEPDLKDNPQEKSPQGQPGNKKVTTETNQGATSSSGASATSYSTNTEYKNTKTTEESNTGEQQQDDQKPRDDDRKDGKPDSKDNPQEKSPQGQPGNKKVTTETNQGATSSSGASATSYSTNTEYKNTKTTEESNTGKPQDDDRKDGKPDSKDNPQEKSPQGQPGNKKVTTETNQGATSSSGASATSYSTNTEYKNTKTTEESNTAKPDNKENPQRENPQKEKPQEETPVRKPETPDSKPKSRKPSAGWKRFLPEIFSRRPATSRICICFSSISEMPAELRKQFNNYY from the exons ATAAAAAGAAGCTGGTAGAAAAAGTGGTTCCAG ATAAAAAGAAGCTGATAGAAAAAGTGGTTCCAA CTGGAAACAAAAAACCTTGCTCAAAATCCAAGGGTGGCCAAGAACACAAACCCGCTCCAGCACAAGCGCCGAGCAAAAAACCATGTGACAAGTCCAAGAAACAACTTAGCAAACCTAAAGATCACCcacaaaagaaagaagaaaccAAACCGAAGTCAGTAGACCACAAACCAAAGCACGTGAAGAAACCATGCTCTAAATCTGCAGATAAAAAAGACAAGAAAGACAATGGAAAGGATAAAGAAAACCAGAAACATATTAAGCCTATTTCAACGCCAGCTAAAGATAAAAAACCTTGTGACAAAGCTAAAGGAAATTGTTTACCAAACAAACACGATAAACAACCGAAAAAAGACGTGAATATAAAAACTAAGCCTATACATAAAAAACCAAAGTCTGACGATGAAAAATCCAAGAAGGCTGTTAATAAGAAAGACAAAAAACATAGTAAACCAATTTCAGTACCATCCAAGAGTAAAAAGCCTTGTAGCAAGTCTAAAGGTAAACCAACAAGCAAACAcgataaacaacaacaacaacaacaacaaccgaAAATAGAGGGAGATAAAAAGCCCAAGTCTGATGGAGTAAGACATAAAAAGGATGTTCATCATAAAGATCATccaaaaaagaaagaagaaaaagatcTAAAGCCTGTAGACCACAAACCAAAACACGCAAAGAAACCCAAAAAAGACgttcataaaaaagaaaagaaagacgaaaaacaaaaacataagaaaCCAATTTCAGAGCcaagtaaaagtaaaaagcCTTGTGACAAATCTAAAGGGAAACATCCTGAAAAATCAAAGAAAGACGTTGAAATAAAGCCTAAGCCATTAGACAGAAAACCAAAAAGTAAAACACCTAAATCTCGTGATGGTAAACCCAAGAAGGATATATTTAAGAAAGACAAGAAAGACAAGAAACATAACAAACcatctaaaagtaaaaaaacaaaaggtcATCCAGATATCAACAACAGAGAACATCCAAAGAAacacaatgaaaaaaaacacaaaaaggataATGTAAggaaagagaaaaaagaaaaaaaaagcgaTATCAAAAATGACGTTGAACCTAAGAACCATCAACCAAGTGAAAACGTACCCAAGAAGCAAGATGATATGAGTGTTGAACACCCATCCAAAATACATCCAAAACATAAGCCATCTGAGGTCAAACCAAAAACGAAACCCTATGAAAAAACCCCAAAGAACCCATCCAAACATAGCAAGAAACCCAAGGAACCAAAACATAAGGACAAAAAGCCAAAGAATCCAAAACATCATCCCAAATCTGATAAAAACACTCACTTACaaccaaaaaaagaaaacaagaaaCATGATGATCATAAACCGCACAAAG GAAAAACAAATCCAGTGAAGCCAAAAAAAGAggataaaaaacatattaagccACATGAAAAAACCCCAAAAACCCAAAACGACAAGTCTGtagatgaaaaaaatacgaagaaGCATGACAGTGAAAAAAATCACGAGAAAAGAGCAACTAAGAAACACGAGGAACCAAAGGAACaaggaaaagaaataaaatggccAAAACATAGTAAACCACACACAAAACCTAATGAAAAACCACAAAAACAAAATCCACAAACTGAACTTCCACAAAATAAACCAGGCAATACAAATGACAACCCAGGTCCAAACAACCAACACCCCCAGGTAGAAAATCCTACAGATGTCAAACCAAGCACAAAAGAAAATCCTAAACAACAGAAACCACAAACTGAAAATCCACAAAATCAACAAGGCAATACAAATGAAACACCGGGCTCAGAAGGCCAACAACCAAAAACTAATAATCCTGAATATGGCAAACCAGATTTAAAAGATAATCCACAAGAAAAAAGCCCGCAAGGCCAACCAGGCAATAAAAAAGTCACTACAGAAACAAATCAAGGTGCCACTTCATCTGCTGGCGCCTCTGCTACATCGTACTCTACCAATACAGAATACAAGAATACAAAGACGACAGAAGAGTCCAACACAGGAAAACCACAAGACGATGATCGTAAAGATGGTAAACCAGATTCAAAAGATAATCCACAAGAAAAAAGCCCGCAAGGCCAACCAGGCAATAAAAAAGTCACTACAGAAACAAATCAAGGTGCCACTTCATCTTCTGGCGCCTCTGCTACATCGTACTCTACCAATACAGAATACAAGAATACAAAGACGACAGAAGAGTCCAACACTGGAGAACAACAGCAAGATGACCAAAAACCACGAGACGATAATCGTAAAGATGGTGAACCAGATTTAAAAGATAATCCACAAGAAAAAAGCCCGCAAGGCCAACCAGGCAATAAAAAAGTCACTACAGAAACAAATCAAGGTGCCACTTCATCTTCTGGCGCCTCTGCTAAATCGTACTCTACCAATACAGAATACAAGAATACAAAGACGACAGAAGAGTCCAACACTGGAGAACAACAGCATGATGACCAAAAACCACGAGACGATGATCGTAAAGATGGTAAACCAGATTCAAAAGATAATCCACAAGAAAAAAGCCCGCAAGGCCAACCAGGCAATAAAAAAGTCACTACAGAAACAAATGAAGGTGCCACTTCATCTTCTGGCGCCTCTGCTACATCGTACTCTACCAATACAGAATACAAGAATACAAAGACGACAGAAGAGTCCAACACTGGAGAACAACAGCAAGATGACCAAAAACCACGAGACGATGATCGTAAAGATGGTGAACCAGATTTAAAAGATAATCCACAAGAAAAAAGCCCGCAAGGCCAACCAGGCAATAAAAAAGTCACTACAGAAACAAATCAAGGTGCCACTTCATCTTCTGGCGCCTCTGCTACATCGTACTCTACCAATAAAGAATACAAGAATACAAAGACGACAGAAGAGTCCAACACTGGAGAACAACAGCAAGATGACCAAAAACCACGAGACGATGATCGTAAAGATGGTGAACCAGATTTAAAAGATAATCCACAAGAAAAAAGCCCGCAAGGCCAACCAGGCAATAAAAAAGTCACTACAGAAACAAATCAAGGTGCCACTTCATCTTCTGGCGCCTCTGCTACATCGTACTCTACCAATAAAGAATACAAGAATACAAAGACGACAGAAGAGTCCAACACTGGAGAACAACAGCAAGATGACCAAAAACCACGAGACGATGATCGTAAAGATGGTGAACCAGATTTAAAAGATAATCCACAAGAAAAAAGCCCGCAAGGCCAACCAGGCAATAAAAAAGTCACTACAGAAACAAATCAAGGTGCCACTTCATCTTCTGGCGCCTCTGCTAAATCGTACTCTACCAATacagaatacaaaaatacaaagacGACAGAAGAGTCCAACACTGGAGAACAACAGCATGATGACCAAAAACCACGAGACGATGATCGTAAAGATGGTAAACCAGATTCAAAAGATAATCCACAAGAAAAAAGCCCGCAAGGCCAACCAGGCAATAAAAAAGTCACTACAGAAACAAATGAAGGTGCCACTTCATCTTCTGGCGCCTCTGCTACATCGTACTCTACCAATACAGAATACAAGAATACAAAGACGACAGAAGAGTCCAACACTGGAGAACAACAGCAAGATGACCAAAAACCACGAGACGATGATCGTAAAGATGGTGAACCAGATTTAAAAGATAATCCACAAGAAAAAAGCCCGCAAGGCCAACCAGGCAATAAAAAAGTCACTACAGAAACAAATCAAGGTGCCACTTCATCTTCTGGCGCCTCTGCTACATCGTACTCTACCAATAAAGAATACAAGAATACAAAGACGACAGAAGAGTCCAACACTGGAGAACAACAGCAAGATGACCAAAAACCACGAGACGATGATCGTAAAGATGGTGAACCAGATTTAAAAGATAATCCACAAGAAAAAAGCCCGCAAGGCCAACCAGGCAATAAAAAAGTCACTACAGAAACAAATCAAGGTGCCACTTCATCTTCTGGCGCCTCTGCTACATCGTACTCTACCAATAAAGAATACAAGAATACAAAGACGACAGAAGAGTCCAACACTGGAGAACAACAGCAAGATGACCAAAAACCACGAGACGATGATCGTAAAGATGGTGAACCAGATTTAAAAGATAATCCACAAGAAAAAAGCCCGCAAGGCCAACCAGGCAATAAAAAAGTCACTACAGAAACAAATCAAGGTGCCACTTCATCTTCTGGCGCCTCTGCTAAATCGTACTCTACCAATACAGAATACAAGAATACAAAGACGACAGAAGAGTCCAACACTGGAGAACAACAGCATGATGACCAAAAACCACGAGACGATGATCGTAAAGATGGTAAACCAGATTCAAAAGATAATCCACAAGAAAAAAGCCCGCAAGGCCAACCAGGCAATAAAAAAGTCACTACAGAAACAAATCAAGGTGCCACTTCATCTTCTGGCGCCTCTGCTACATCGTACTCTACCAATACAGAATACAAGAATACAAAGACGACAGAAGAGTCCAACACTGGAGAACAACAGCAAGATGACCAAAAACCACGAGACGATGATCGTAAAGATGGTGAACCAGATTTAAAAGATAATCCACAAGAAAAAAGCCCGCAAGGCCAACCAGGCAATAAAAAAGTCACTACAGAAACAAATCAAGGTGCCACTTCATCTTCTGGCGCCTCTGCTACATCGTACTCTACCAATAAAGAATACAAGAATACAAAGACGACAGAAGAGTCCAACACTGGAGAACAACAGCAAGATGACCAAAAACCACGAGACGATGATCGTAAAGATGGTGAACCAGATTTAAAAGATAATCCACAAGAAAAAAGCCCGCAAGGCCAACCAGGCAATAAAAAAGTCACTACAGAAACAAATCAAGGTGCCACTTCATCTTCTGGCGCCTCTGCTACATCGTACTCTACCAATAAAGAATACAAGAATACAAAGACGACAGAAGAGTCCAACACTGGAGAACAACAGCAAGATGACCAAAAACCACGAGACGATGATCGTAAAGATGGTGAACCAGATTTAAAAGATAATCCACAAGAAAAAAGCCCGCAAGGCCAACCAGGCAATAAAAAAGTCACTACAGAAACAAATCAAGGTGCCACTTCATCTTCTGGCGCCTCTGCTAAATCGTACTCTACCAATACAGAATACAAGAATACAAAGACGACAGAAGAGTCCAACACTGGAGAACAACAGCATGATGACCAAAAACCACGAGACGATGATCGTAAAGATGGTAAACCAGATTCAAAAGATAATCCACAAGAAAAAAGCCCGCAAGGCCAACCAGGCAATAAAAAAGTCACTACAGAAACAAATGAAGGTGCCACTTCATCTTCTGGCGCCTCTGCTACATCGTACTCTACCAATACAGAATACACGAATACAAAGACGACAGAAGAGTCCAACACTGGAGAACAACAGCAAGATGACCAAAAACCACGAGACGATGATCGTAAAGATGGTGAACCAGATTTAAAAGATAATCCACAAGAAAAAAGCCCGCAAGGCCAACCAGGCAATAAAAAAGTCACTACAGAAACAAATCAAGGTGCCACTTCATCGTCTGGCGCCTCTGCTACATCGTACTCTACCAATACAGAATACAAGAATACAAAGACGACAGAAGAGTCCAACACTGGAGAACAACAGCAAGATGACCAAAAACCACGAGACGATGATCGTAAAGATGGTGAACCAGATTTAAAAGATAATCCACAAGAAAAAAGCCCGCAAGGCAAACCAGGCAATAAAAAAGTCACTACAGAAACAAATGAAGGTGCCACTTCATCTTCTGGCGCCTCTGCTACATCGTACTCTACCAATACAGAATACAAGAATACAAAGACGACAGAAGAGTCCAACACTGGAGAACAACAGCAAGATGACCAAAAACCACGAGACGATGATCGTAAAGATGGTGAACCAGATTTAAAAGATAATCCACAAGAAAAAAGCCCGCAAGGCCAACCAGGCAATAAAAAAGTCACTACAGAAACAAATCAAGGTGCCACTTCATCTTCTGGCGCCTCTGCTACATCGTACTCTACCAATACAGAATACACGAATACAAAGACGACAGAAGAGTCCAACACTGGAGAACAACAGCAAGATGACCAAAAACCACGAGACGATGATCGTAAAGATGGTGAACCAGATTTAAAAGATAATCCACAAGAAAAAAGCCCGCAAGGCCAACCAGGCAATAAAAAAGTCACTACAGAAACAAATCAAGGTGCCACTTCATCTTCTGGCGCCTCTGCTACTTCGTACTCTACCAATACAGAATACAAGAATACAAAGACGACAGAAGAGTCCAACACTGGAGAACAACAGCAAGATGACCAAAAACCACGAGACGATGATCGTAAAGATGGTGAACCAGATTTAAAAGATAATCCACAAGAAAAAAGCCCGCAAGGCCAACCAGGCAATAAAAAAGTCACTACAGAAACAAATCAAGGTGCCACTTCATCTTCTGGCGCCTCTGCTACATCGTACTCTACCAATACAGAATACAAGAATACAAAGACGACAGAAGAGTCCAACACAGGAAAACCACAAGACGATGATCGTAAAGATGGTAAACCAGATTCAAAAGATAATCCACAAGAAAAAAGCCCGCAAGGCCAACCAGGCAATAAAAAAGTCACTACAGAAACAAATCAAGGTGCCACTTCATCTTCTGGCGCCTCTGCTACATCGTACTCTACCAATACAGAATACAAGAATACAAAGACGACAGAAGAGTCCAACACTGGAGAACAACAGCATGATGACCAAAAACCACGAGACGATGATCGTAAAGATGGTGAACCAGATTTAAAAGATAATCCACAAGAAAAAAGCCCGCAAGGCCAACCAGGCAATAAAAAAGTCACTACAGAAACAAATCAAGGTGCCACTTCATCTTCTGGCGCCTCTGCTACATCGTACTCTACCAATACAGAATACAAGAATACAAAGACGACAGAAGAGTCCAACACTGGAGAACAACAGCAAGATGACCAAAAACCACGAGACGATGATCGTAAAGATGGTAAACCAGATTCAAAAGATAATCCACAAGAAAAAAGCCCGCAAGGCCAACCAGGCAATAAAAAAGTCACTACAGAAACAAATCAAGGTGCCACTTCATCTTCTGGCGCCTCTGCTACATCGTACTCTACCAATACAGAATACAAGAATACAAAGACGACAGAAGAGTCCAACACAGGAAAACCACAAGACGATGATCGTAAAGATGGTAAACCAGATTCAAAAGATAATCCACAAGAAAAAAGCCCGCAAGGCCAACCAGGCAATAAAAAAGTCACTACAGAAACAAATCAAGGTGCCACTTCATCTTCTGGCGCCTCTGCTACATCGTACTCTACCAATACAGAATACAAGAATACAAAGACGACAGAAGAGTCCAACACTGCAAAAccagataataaagaaaatccTCAACGAGAAAACCCTCAGAAAGAAAAACCACAAGAAGAAACTCCAGTAAGGAAACCTGAAACTCCAGACAGCAAACCCAAATCAAGGAAACCTTCTGCTG GTTGGAAGCGCTTCTTACCAGAAATATTTTCCCGTAGACCAGCTACAAGCAGGATATGTATCTGCTTCTCGAGCATCAGCGAGATGCCCGCAGAGTTGCGAAAACAATTCAACAACTATTACTAA